The DNA sequence CGTCGACGGCGACGAAGAAGCAGTCCACCGCGACATCACCCTCGCCCTCATCGACGGATACGAGGAAATGCGACCCCTCAGCCCGCTCGAGCGGCGAGGCCTCCTCGCCCTCATGCCCCTGATTCAAGCCGAATCCGGCCTGAACTGGATCGAATACCAGTACGGGGCGACCAAATCCATGCCCGGTGCCGACTGGTGCCTGGACGTTTTCTTCGGTGAGCACACGCGATGGTTCACCCGCCAACCCGGGCGCGACTACCTCGCATGGCTCGACGACGCGATCTCACACCACTGAAAGGACCAACGATGAGACGACCACTCGCAGCACTGACTGCCCTCCTGCCCGCCTGCGCGCTCGCGCTCGCATCGTGTGCAGGCAACGCGAGCACCCCACAGAGCAGCCCACAACGCCAAAGCGTGAGCGTCGTTTTGGACTGGACCCCGAATACCAACCACTCCGGCGTCTACCTCGCCATGGCGCGTGGCTACTACGAACAAGAGGGCATCGATGTGGATATCCTGCCCTACTCCGAAGCGGGTTCCGCCTCCGTCCTACTCGGAGGGGGAGCAGACTTCGCCTTCGAGGGCGCCTACTCGGTCATCAGCGGACGCGCTCGAGGGGACGAGATGACCATGGTGTTCAACCTCCAGCAACAATCCTCGCAGGGGATCGCCGTGCGCGCGGATAACACGGACATTACTCGGCCCGCTGATCTCGACGGCAAACTCTTCGCTACGTGGGGAGCGGCCGAGGGCGTCGCGAAGGTGCAAACGATGATCCGCAACGACGGCGGGCAAGGAAACGTGGAGACGGCCCTCCTCGGCACCAGCGCCTATGCCGCCGTCTACAACGGCACCGCAGACTACGCCGAAGGCCTCACGACGTGGGAAGGCATCGAAGCCGAACTCGCAGGCACTCCCCTGAAGTGGTTTATGCCCGCCGACTACGGAGTCGAAACGACCCCCGCCGAGCTCGGACTGGTCACAACCCCCACCTACCTGCGGGACCACGCCGACCTGGCTAAGCGTTTCATCCGGGCGACCCAGCGCGGATACAAGGATGCCATCGCCGATCCGTCTGCCGCAGTGGACGCCCTCATAAGCACTAACCCCGACGCTGCGATCGACCGCGAACTAGCATCGCGCAGCCAGGAGCTTCTTTCCTCAAAGTACTGGCAGGACTCCTCTGGAAGCGTCGGCCACGGCGACCCGGCTCGCTGGCAGGGCTACATCGACTATCTGCTTGCGCAAGGACTCCTCGAAGATGCGTCCGGGGCACCCGCGTCCGCCCCGCTGTCCGGAGCAGACATGGTGAGCAATGACCTCCTCGAATAGCCCCACCCCAGTCGCTGCGCGCGTGCGAGACAACGCCACGCGCGCAGCATGGGCGTGTGTCTCCCTGAGCGTGGTCGTAGTGGTGTGGCAACTTGCCCACCTCACCTCGGGCCTCTCGCAGCGTATCCTGCCTGCTCCGACGACTATCCTCGCCTCCGCCGTCGTCAGCTGGCCCTCACTCAGCGCTGCCGCCTGGGCGACGGGCGTCGAAGGAATCGCCGGAATGATCGCGGGTATCGCCGTGGGCATCGTCATCGCGTTCACCACCTCGCTATGGCCGCGCCTCACCCACGTCGCCATGCCGATCCTGGTCGTCTCCCAAACGGTCCCTCTCGTGGCCGTCGCGCCCCTCATGGTCATCTGGATGGGCTTTACCATGGCCTCGAAGATCGTGGTTGTCGCCGTCTTCACGGCATTTCCCGTGGCTCTCGCCCTGCTGCGCGGGCTTGGGCGTGTACCGGCCTCGCTCACCGACCCGATGGAAGTTGCAGGGGCCTCGCGTATATGGATCCTGCTGCACGCGCGCCTGCCCTGGGCGCACACCCACCTCTTCTCTGGAATCCGCATCGCCGCCACCTATGCTTTCGCATCCGCAGCAACCGCGGAGTTCATGGGGGCC is a window from the Schaalia odontolytica genome containing:
- a CDS encoding ABC transporter substrate-binding protein, producing MRRPLAALTALLPACALALASCAGNASTPQSSPQRQSVSVVLDWTPNTNHSGVYLAMARGYYEQEGIDVDILPYSEAGSASVLLGGGADFAFEGAYSVISGRARGDEMTMVFNLQQQSSQGIAVRADNTDITRPADLDGKLFATWGAAEGVAKVQTMIRNDGGQGNVETALLGTSAYAAVYNGTADYAEGLTTWEGIEAELAGTPLKWFMPADYGVETTPAELGLVTTPTYLRDHADLAKRFIRATQRGYKDAIADPSAAVDALISTNPDAAIDRELASRSQELLSSKYWQDSSGSVGHGDPARWQGYIDYLLAQGLLEDASGAPASAPLSGADMVSNDLLE